From the Rhodococcus sp. NBC_00297 genome, one window contains:
- the cydB gene encoding cytochrome d ubiquinol oxidase subunit II, producing MGTPEFWFAVVTALFVGYFVLEGFDFGVGMLMPVLGRSGRDDAETRRRVVLNTIGPVWDVNEVWLITAGGVLFAAFPEWYATLFSGFYLPLLLILVALILRICAIEYRGKIDDPVWRRRCDLGIGIGSWVPAVLWGVAFANIVRGVAIDADKKVTSGLFDLLTPYALLGGATTAMLFAFHGAVFIALKTAGEVRADASRLAAALIVPTVVGAGVFALWTQLAHGKGWTWWIVAAAVAGLVTAAVAVLRGRDGWAFVGTTVTIGGAVLLLFCSLFPNVMPSTIDGAFSLTVDNASSSAYTLRIMAWLSAIVAPVVLAYQGWTYWVFRRRISTTQIPASIGLASTR from the coding sequence ATGGGAACGCCCGAATTCTGGTTCGCCGTCGTCACCGCATTGTTCGTCGGATACTTCGTTCTCGAGGGCTTCGACTTCGGGGTCGGCATGCTCATGCCCGTTCTCGGTCGATCCGGCCGGGACGACGCCGAGACCCGACGTCGCGTCGTGCTCAACACGATCGGTCCGGTGTGGGACGTCAACGAGGTGTGGCTCATCACGGCGGGAGGAGTGCTCTTCGCGGCCTTCCCCGAGTGGTACGCGACGCTCTTCTCCGGCTTCTATCTGCCGCTGCTGCTGATCCTCGTGGCGCTCATCCTGCGTATCTGTGCCATCGAGTACCGCGGCAAGATCGACGACCCCGTGTGGCGGCGTCGGTGCGACCTCGGTATCGGGATCGGTTCCTGGGTGCCCGCGGTGCTGTGGGGCGTCGCCTTCGCGAACATCGTGCGCGGTGTCGCCATCGACGCGGACAAGAAGGTCACCTCGGGACTGTTCGACCTTCTCACTCCCTATGCGCTGCTGGGTGGTGCGACCACGGCGATGCTCTTCGCGTTCCACGGTGCCGTGTTCATCGCCCTCAAGACGGCCGGCGAGGTTCGAGCGGACGCATCGAGACTCGCTGCGGCACTGATCGTTCCGACCGTGGTGGGCGCCGGGGTGTTCGCACTGTGGACTCAGCTCGCGCACGGGAAGGGCTGGACCTGGTGGATCGTCGCCGCTGCCGTGGCAGGGCTGGTGACGGCAGCGGTGGCCGTGCTGCGCGGGCGAGACGGATGGGCCTTCGTCGGCACCACCGTGACCATCGGCGGAGCCGTGCTGTTGCTCTTCTGCTCACTGTTCCCGAACGTGATGCCCTCGACCATCGACGGCGCGTTCTCGCTGACCGTCGACAACGCGTCGTCCTCCGCGTACACGTTGCGCATCATGGCGTGGCTGTCGGCGATCGTGGCACCGGTGGTCCTGGCCTACCAGGGCTGGACCTACTGGGTCTTCCGTCGACGCATCTCGACGACGCAGATCCCGGCGTCCATCGGCCTGGCGAGCACCCGATGA